A region of the Arenibacter antarcticus genome:
AAAAATCCCTTATTCACCATGGTGCACATGAATGCCAACAGTTCGTCGTAAAAACCGTTGATATTCAATAAGCCTATTGGTTTTTGATGCAGTCCCAACTGCGCCCAAGTAACCATTTCAAATAATTCCTCCAAGGTACCAAAGCCTCCTGGAAGTGCTATAATGGCATCGGATAGGTCGTGCATTTTCAATTTACGCTCATGCATGTTCTTAGTGATTATGAGCTGGGTAAGTTGGGTATGAAAGACCTCTTTAAGTTTTAGAAAATCGGGAATCACTCCAATCACCTCACCTTTATTGTCCAATACACCAGCAGCTAACTTCCCCATAATTCCAATTTTGGCCCCACCGTAGATGAGTCTAATATTGTCTTTGGCAAATGCTTCGCCCAATTGGGAGGCCATTTGTATTATTAGTGGGTCATTGCCCTCGTTACTACCACAAAACACTACAATGCTTTTCATATGTAGATATTTATTGATTTTTATCGGTCATATGCGATTCGCATATCTTCATTCGTTTTTGCGACCAGATTTCGGTCATGCTCATTTCATATTTTTAATTTAAATCAAAGTGCGATACTAAGACTGCTTATAATTGATTGTAAGTTGCTCATCGCGGCTTAATTTGAAGTTTTTAAATGTATTGGTTCCATACCCCTTTTAACATTCTATGGTTCCCGTAGATATCTTCCTTTAGTTCAATTTCCGAAAAACTCATATCTTCCATAAGTTTTTTGGTCTCTCCGCCCAAATACTGATTGATCTCAAGAAACAGCATCCCACCTTTGTTTAGATGGCCACTGGCAAACCTAACAATACTTTTATAAAACAGTAATGGATCCTCATCGGGAACAAAGAGTGCCGAACTTGGCTCGTAATCTAATACGTTTTTGTTCATGGCGCTCTTTTCCAATTCCCTAACATATGGCGGATTGGAAACGATAATATCATATTGCCCTTCATAATCTTCTAAGGAGAGGGCATCAAATTCTACAAACTCCACCTTTACATTATTCTTTTCGGCATTGCTTCTCGCAACCTGAATGGCCTTTTTTGAAATATCTAACCCTTTTACTTCGGCATTTGGGAGGTTCTTGGACAGCGATATCGCAATGCAGCCACTCCCGGTCCCTATATCTAATATGGAAATTTCTTTTCCCTTGTGGGGGAGCTGGTCCAGGATCCAATAGACCAATTCCTCTGTTTCTGGACGTGGTATCAACACATTTTCATTCACCATAAAATCCAGATCACAGAATTGTGTATTCCCCAACACATACTGTATTGGCCGCTGCAGTTTTACTTCACTCAAAACCCTAAACAACTGCGCCTCCTCTTCCTTAGAAATAGTTAGATTGGGCTCCAATGCCAATACAAATCGCTTTAGGCCCAGATAATGTTCTATGGCCAAATAAAAAAAACTATCCACCTCTTCGTTGGGAAAAAGTGTATCCAGTTCTTTATGGAATATATTTTTAATCTCTTTCAGTTGCATTTTTATCCGTTAATTGCCAATAATAAGATGATAGTAAAGCACCTACAAAGCTAAGGTTGAAAATCTATAAAGATTTTAACATCCAAACATTACAGGAATAATGACCGGTATCGCCCATGGGACCTTCCAAATAATCAAATCCCGTTTTTAGGTACAGCTTTTGGGCTGCCTTCATATAAGGTAAGGTTTCCAGATAACAGTGTTCATATCCAAATTCAACGGCCCGTTTTAAACAGCTGTTAATCATTTTTTCTCCTATCCCCCTACCCCTGACCTCTCCTAGAAAGTACATTTTCTGTAGTTCGCACACATTCCCCTCATAATTCTCCAATTGGGCAATCCCTGCACACCCCACAATTCTTCCTTGTTCCTCCACCACAAAGTAGGTAGCTCTGGGTAGGTCATAATTCTGGAACATCCGGTCCAATGAGCTATCGGCATAGGCGGTGCCCACTTTTGGAACACCCAACTCAATTAAAACCATTCGTATTACCCCAGCAACCTTCTCATTATCCGTTATTTCCATTTCCCTTATAATGGTCCCTATCATATGCTTTCCTAAATTCTACCAATATTGTGCTATTTTAGCGGAGTGAAGATACATGAAAAATATATTTCGAGATGTATACAACTGGCCAAAAATGGTCTAGGGAGCACCTTTCCTAACCCAATGGTAGGTAGTGTAATTGTTCATGACCAAAAAATTATCGGGGAGGGATATACCAGTCCCTATGGCGGGGCGCATGCCGAAGTAAACGCCATTAATTCCGTTCAAGACAGTACACTCTTAACTAAGGCAACGCTTTATGTAACATTGGAACCCTGCTCCCATCAAGGTAAAACCCCACCTTGTGCCGATCTTATAATAAAACATAAAATCCCAAGGGTAGTAATCGGCGTTTTGGACCCCCATGAAAAGGTGGCCGGCGAGGGGGTACTGAAATTGAAGGCCGCAGGCTGCGAGGTAATTGTTGGTATAATGGATCAAGAGTGTAGAGAACACCACAAGCGTTTTTTAACTTTCCATACCAAGCTACGCCCCTACATAATTTTAAAATGGGCCCAGACCAGTGATGGATTTATAGCCCCATTAGATACTAAACGAGAAGGTAATCCTGAACC
Encoded here:
- a CDS encoding TIGR00730 family Rossman fold protein, coding for MKSIVVFCGSNEGNDPLIIQMASQLGEAFAKDNIRLIYGGAKIGIMGKLAAGVLDNKGEVIGVIPDFLKLKEVFHTQLTQLIITKNMHERKLKMHDLSDAIIALPGGFGTLEELFEMVTWAQLGLHQKPIGLLNINGFYDELLAFMCTMVNKGFLKQENYDMLLVDESIEGLLTKMRNYQPQPLPKWIKKEQL
- the prmC gene encoding peptide chain release factor N(5)-glutamine methyltransferase, translated to MQLKEIKNIFHKELDTLFPNEEVDSFFYLAIEHYLGLKRFVLALEPNLTISKEEEAQLFRVLSEVKLQRPIQYVLGNTQFCDLDFMVNENVLIPRPETEELVYWILDQLPHKGKEISILDIGTGSGCIAISLSKNLPNAEVKGLDISKKAIQVARSNAEKNNVKVEFVEFDALSLEDYEGQYDIIVSNPPYVRELEKSAMNKNVLDYEPSSALFVPDEDPLLFYKSIVRFASGHLNKGGMLFLEINQYLGGETKKLMEDMSFSEIELKEDIYGNHRMLKGVWNQYI
- a CDS encoding GNAT family N-acetyltransferase — its product is MIGTIIREMEITDNEKVAGVIRMVLIELGVPKVGTAYADSSLDRMFQNYDLPRATYFVVEEQGRIVGCAGIAQLENYEGNVCELQKMYFLGEVRGRGIGEKMINSCLKRAVEFGYEHCYLETLPYMKAAQKLYLKTGFDYLEGPMGDTGHYSCNVWMLKSL
- the ribD gene encoding bifunctional diaminohydroxyphosphoribosylaminopyrimidine deaminase/5-amino-6-(5-phosphoribosylamino)uracil reductase RibD, giving the protein MKIHEKYISRCIQLAKNGLGSTFPNPMVGSVIVHDQKIIGEGYTSPYGGAHAEVNAINSVQDSTLLTKATLYVTLEPCSHQGKTPPCADLIIKHKIPRVVIGVLDPHEKVAGEGVLKLKAAGCEVIVGIMDQECREHHKRFLTFHTKLRPYIILKWAQTSDGFIAPLDTKREGNPEPFWISNPYSQQLVHQWRSQEQAIMVGTNTVLADNPKLNVRRWKGKNPTRIVLDRELKIPNHFHVMDAGVKTIVITGNLPQEPLADITYEKIDFTNNLAQQVCTILHKHQILSVIIEGGAKTLQSFIEEDLWDEARIFTGQTQFGAGLKSPLIVGNVIENKPLLTDTLTLIRHD